CACCCCGAGTCAGGATGTGCTGCGCCTAGTGTCGGCCGAAGCCGGACGCGGGCATACCTCGCGCCGTCGTTCGGGCCCTGGCGCGCGCTTCGTGGCCAGTCCCGCGCCGTTGGGGTAATGTACTGATGATGATGAACGAGCGCGCATTGGCCACGGATGTCCGCCTTCGCGTCAGCGAGATCTTCACGTCCATCCAGGGCGAGGGCGTGAGGGCGGGGTACCTCTGCACGTTCGTGCGGTTCCAGGGCTGCTCCGTGGGCTGCGAATGGTGCGACACGAAGTACACCTGGGACTTCTCCGGCGGCACGCCCATGTCGCTCGAGGAGATCTACGAGCGCATCGAGACGCCGAACGTGGTCCTCACCGGCGGCGAGCCGCTGCAGCAGCCCAAGCCGGCGATGCTCGCCTTCGTGCGCGGGCTCAAGGCGCGCGGCCACTTCGTCCAGGTGGAGACGAGCGGCCGCTTCCACGCGC
The genomic region above belongs to Clostridia bacterium and contains:
- a CDS encoding 7-carboxy-7-deazaguanine synthase QueE, whose amino-acid sequence is MMMNERALATDVRLRVSEIFTSIQGEGVRAGYLCTFVRFQGCSVGCEWCDTKYTWDFSGGTPMSLEEIYERIETPNVVLTGGEPLQQPKPAMLAFVRGLKARGHFVQVETSGRFHAPWVEEVDWRTVSPKPPTYAIAERLRPLVDELKYVVDDAFTEDRVTPLPGCTVSLQPEGNKPQFVAKALEILRRHPEWRLSVQIHKFLGLD